Genomic segment of Deltaproteobacteria bacterium:
ACGAAAACATAAATATCATCGGAGCCTTCTTTTGTTAGCAATCGGAAATTTTCAAGAAAACGGACATAGATATTCTGCGGGGGATTTTCTTTTTTCGCCGCTTCCCATGCGGCAAATTGTGCTGGATTATTTTGTAACAACACAACATCATCGGCAGTTAAAACAATCTCCTCTCCTAAAATATCTCTGACTTTTAAGGTTTTTCTCTCGTTTGAACGAATCCAACGAATCACCTCTTCACTATACATATCTTCGATAAGAAAAGTGCCATGTGCCGTAAAAATAAAAAATCGTTTTGTCAGATTTGAGTCAATCCATGCTTCAATTCCATGTCGCGCAGAATGAAGCCTTCCTTTTAACTCTGCGGAGTCGGAAACATGAATTCCAAAAATCTGTCTTGTTCCATTTTTTATCAAATAGGGAGCGGAAGGAATTTCGGGCATGAAAGGAATTGCGCGAAAAGGTCTTGGAGTAACGCGGCTCACCCATGTTTCAAACCGTTCCCGCAAATTGTTGATGGAAAGTTGTAAAGCGGCCCTGCGTTGCAGTTTTACATCTCTTCCCTCTGACACAGCTTGACTCGCCTCTTCAAGGTTTTTCACCGAGGAAGACAATGCTTCACGATGTACAACGCTTCTTCCGGCAAGTTCACGCAATGTTTTCAGTGTTGCATCTACATCTGGAAATCTTTCATTTTCTCTGTTCAAACTCTCTGTCTCTGTATCTTCCCTCGCCTTTTCTTCATCATGTGTTTTCAAAAAAACTCTTCGACGGGTGCCCATTTCCAAAATATTTTCGAAAGTGGATGAGCGTGCTTCTGCTAAAATTATGATTTCCTCGTATTCTTTTACCAATACCTCATCACGATCATCAATTTTTTTTTGCAATATTTTTTGCCGGCTTAAAGCATCCACCATTCTTGATGCAGTGGCCAGCAATGGCTGTGCCTGAGCATCCGCCTTAAAACTCTCATGCATGGCGCCCAAATCCGCCAACACTCTTTCTCGGCGCGCGGCAAGACTAGCCCTTGCGGCTACTACCTCTGCTGTTCTCTGTTCCAGTTTTTGTCCCATTTCATCAGTGGTTTTTGTCACCGCTTCGGCATTTGTAGTACGGTCTAAGGACAGAAAGAGCGGAATCAGTTTATCGGTGCCTCGTTTTAAAGCCGTGTGGGCGCCTTTTGCTCCATCCAGTCTTCTTCCCTCTGTATCCAATGCATGGGCAATTGCGTCGAAATCCGTTTTTCTCTTTTTCAGAACACGATTGTAATCGTCTCGTCTTGTCTGCGATCCTCTCCACTCGGTCACATCAACCGGAGTGAAAGCGGGAACAACCGGAACGGGAAGAACAAGGACCGCCTCTATCTCCGCACGGCTTTTCTCCCAACGTTGTTCCAATTCACGAACTTCTTTTTCGGTCTTCTTTTTTTTATCCGCTTTTTCTTTTTTCAGACGGTCTTGAACAAGTGCGTATGCCGCATCCACGGCCTCGGGCATGAAACGCCTCGCCACTTTTTGCCCAAGCAGTGGAGCTATCGCCTCGTAATCTTTTGTCCCCTCGGCAACTAACTCCGGAGTCATCTGAAGATCCTTCGCCACTTCTGCGAGGAAGGCATCCTTCGTGGCGGCCTTTGATGTTTTTGCAATCGCATCCAGCGACAACAAAATCAATTCGTCTCCCTCTTTGAGATTTTGCACCAACTCACGGAGATAATTGTTTAATAAAATCCGGTACGACCGGATCGCGAGTTCCCTCACCTCTTGAAGAGGGGCAAAGTGGCGACTCACTTCATCTATAATTGCTTCGTCCAACGCCACGGGAAGAAATCCCAAAATCCGATTATTCAAATAAAAGAGGACCAGCCTTGCAAGAGCGACTCTGTCGATGAGGTTTGCGTGTTGTCCATATTTTCTTTCAACATAATTTCCAACACCGATGGTGGCATCTCCCACCATATTTTTGAAGCGCTCCATTGTTTCCCATTGATAGTCTACAAAAGATTTTAGGCGGGACGACGTCTGGATTGTGGGTTTTGTTCCATGGCGCAGTTGAGGCAGAAGATTAAAATAGGCGCGTCGAAGCATTGCATCGAGAGCATAAGGCTGAAGCCGTTCTGCCAACATGCCTTCCAGCGGCAAAGGTGCATGAGTCTCTTCGAGTTTTGAAAAACTTATCCGATCGCCAGCCTGATTGTATTCCGCAACGGCCCTTCTTAAATTTCTCGTTAAAACAGTTCTGTGTCCCCTCGCTTCGGGATGCTGTACCAAGAGGCGATCAACCACTTCCTGCAAAACTGCTTCCACAACAGGAACCGGCACGTTCAATCCACGCGCCGATGGGAAAGCATCAATGTAATTTCTCAACGCAAGTTCGGAGAGCTCTCCAATTTTGATATCGCCCGTAGCAGTTCCGTTCGGAGCAACAGCATTTGTCCTGACACCGATCAGCGTGAAAAAACTTTCAAGGCGGTCCAGTGCCTTTTCGGCCTCCGCCTCTTCTGAATAAACTTTCCGGACTAATTCTCCGAGCCTTTTGCCATTATGGATATAATGCGGATGCCGGATCGCCAGAAAATAATCTTCGGCAATTTCGATATCTCTTTCCGCAAATGTTTTTCTCTCCGTCTCGTTGTAGAAATGTCGGAGGTCGTTTTCCCACAAAGGAACATAGAGATAATAAGGCTCTCTCCCATTCCCAATGGGCAACGTTTTGACGGCAAGAAGTTGAACTAGCTCCGCCTCTATGACGGGAAGTTGTTGGGTCGCGAGGATTTCTGTCAGTTTGAGATTGTCCTGCACTGCCTGCATCAAATCGGCTGGCGATTCAGCGAAATAGGGAGAAACTTCCGTGACAATTCTTTGCGCGTCTTTTAAATCTTTTTCAGTCAGCACTCCTTCTTGTCTTAGCTTGGCAATCACAATGCGCAGATGAAAAAGGGTCTGTTGGTTGTGCAAACCACGAAGGTCATCTACCACCACCGCCACAAATCCATTCTCCATTTGAGCTGACTTAGTCACTCCCCGCACACTGGGAGCAATCACATAGGGAATGGTGAGAGAGCCGGCCTGCTTCAAGCCGCGCGCGTGGACAAGCAGATGCCATTCATGGAAAAGACGATCAATGCCGCGATAAAATTTTCTCAAATCGGCAAGATAATTTTTCGCCTTCTCATCACGCAAAGGAGAATCATAGGACAAGTCATTAAGATCGCCGCGATAAAGTGCATGCTGTTTTCGAATGCCCTGAAGTTTTTCCCTGAGTGCAGAAACGGTGGTTGCCTCGCCACTCGCTGTTACCAACGGATAATTTAATCCCAAAAATTGCTCAATTGTCTCTGCTCTCGCTTCCAGAATTTCTAGTTTGGTATCAAACTTTCCGGATCGCACATCAGAAACGGGCCAACGTCTTGCAGACACAAGTTCTGACCCATTCTGCTCGCCGGACGAATATTGAAACGCAGGATCTTCAGGATAAATTCTCAACCGATAACGGGAAACGATTGAGGGATCTCTGTGTGAAAGCACGGTGCCCGAAACATCTCGAATATCGGTGGCCATCGGCATCACATCAATGAGACGAAGCATGACCAAGAAATTGTAAATTTCTTTCTGATGCGTTTCATCGCCACCGGCTTTGTTTGAAATATATTCAGCTATTCTCGCCAGTGTCACCCACCGCGGACGTTCCACTTCTTCCCCAAGCAACCCGCGAAAACCAGAGCGTCTTAACGCCGCCGCAAAGTTACCATAATTAAGAAACTGAAAACCGATTCCTTTAACGATATTTGGTGCGCGCACAACGATTTCATTTTGGCCGTCAGCTATTTTTTGCGCCGACTCTCTCATTTCACTGACCGTCGGAAAAATTGACGCAAGGTAATCCAAAAAATCAAGGCTCATGCCGTAACGCTGACACATTCTGTCAAGCTCCAGATAAACCGCCCACATTTTTTTATGTTCTTCCGGTTCGATGGCAACGTCTTGATCCAGAGGTGTCTCGGCAATTCCCAACTCCTTGCGTTTTCCCCACTGGCGAACGGTACTGTAGGTAAGACCCACACGCGACTCAAAATCTGCACGGGTTTGAGCTTCTCCCAAACGGAAAGGTAGATGATCGATCAGATCGGCAAGCGTCCATCCTTTTTCAAAAGGAGCGTAAGAAACTTTTTGAGCAACAACGGAAGATCGGGCTGAGGGATTCAGAGTCGGCAAATCTTTTAATTCACTTAAGGAAGGAGATTCTCTTCCGGTAACGATTGCAAAAAAAGATCGGAGCGCTTTCAAAGCTTCTTCGGTGTAAGCGTCACGATTTTCAGCTCTTACCAAAAGCAAACGCACCAGATCGGCTTCAAGACCGTGTTCCTTTAAATAAGTTTCGTTGAGTTTGGAGCCCACGCGTTGGGATAAAAGACGAACATATTTATAAACCAATTCCATCATCCCATTAGCCGCCTGAATTTTTCCTTCACCCACCAGATTTCCATAAAGCATTTCCAAAATGGCGTGATATTCTCCCATCTTTTGCACCAGATCCGCGTAAGAAAGATAACCGGCTCCAGCGCCCGTTGAAACAGAAGCCAACGGAGCAACACGATGTGATTCCCAAGTGACAAGACCATAAACAAGCTCTGTTGCCTCACGATAGAAAATTCCCTCCGCTTCCGAAGGTAAACTCAAACGGGAGGCGCTTTCTTTCCAAACACGGTGGGCCGCGGCGTAAACCACTTCTCTCAAAAAAGTCAAAGCAAGCGGAGTCACTCCCTGAAAATGACCAAACCAGTAGCGAATATAAGTCTGCACCAAACTCCGCAAAACCTCTTCGGGAATGCTTCCTCTGTGAGGGTCGTGGAGTAGATCAGCGACTTTGGGTTCTATTTCCCGAGCAAAGGATTCAACCCATTTGGGATCCACCGTCGCTTTAAAAACTGCGTCCAGTTTTAACGACAGAAGTTGCAGATATGTTTCTTGAACGGCTTGAACTATTATAAGGGCAGGCAAAGCCCCCTCCACCGGCAAAGCCGGCGGAGCCTCCCCCTCACGTTCGCTTTGCTCACTTTTTAAACTTTCTCTTCTTAATTGTGATTCCAAGGTTGCAACGAGTTGGCGCGCAATACCAAGAGATTCTCCCGAAGGGATTTCTGAAATGAGATTTTCAAAAGTGGCGTAAAGCGCTCTCGCTTCAGCTATCTGTCGTTTTAATTCTTCAGGGCGAACGCGTCTTGGGGGAGGAGGTGTGGAACGAGCGGGAGCTCCAGCCCCCATCATGAATACCGCTCCGTCTGTAATGCGAGCACCGTTTGTATCAACACGCGCTGAATGCGGCAAAAAAAATTCTCCGATTTTTTTTGGATCACTAAAACGGCGAACACCCAATTGCCTCAGTGCAAGATGGGGCCGGATTTGCGCGTAATATCTTGAAATACCGCGGGCCAGTTCTGCGAGCAGTTGTCTTTGAGCTTGTGGATTTTGACGGCTTTCTTGATAGGCTTGAATCTGCGCAAAAAAAGTATCAACGGCCGCACCATCGGCATGCGCGGAAACCATGAGCGTACCTAGCTCCACAAGTGCTTCGCCGGTTTCGGCACCCCATGCCTCTTGGGTAATCGCCAATTCAAGCGCGGGCAAAGTTTCAAACTGTCCGGTTGTAATTAATGTTCCAATTTCACTCATCGCCAACTTATCGGCAATTTGTGGAAAAAGTTGTGTGAAAAAACAGTAAGGAATTTCAGAGAGTTACACAGGTGTCCGACACCTTCTCATGCTCAAACTCCGAGAGCCATTGTCCGGCAGATCGGATGGAAACGTCATGGACATCTTTTTCCTGCCTCAAATTATGCACCAGCGCTTGACATTTCACAAAAAATGCACATAATTTTCGCACAATGCGCACAACAGTTACCTTGGACAGCAAAGTACTTCAAACCCTCCAACAGGTGAGCCGGGCCAAGACGAAGGCAAAAGCAGTTATGACCGCCGTTCAGGATTATCTAAGACGTCACCAGATCGCAAAAATAAAAAATCTTAAAGCAAAACTCAAATTTGATCTGGAGGCCGACGAGATCCGTCATGCCCAAAGATAATTTCGTCCTGATCGACACCTCCGTTTGGATTGACTATTTTCTCAGGAGAGATTCCGAACTCGAACAGAAAGTGGACTCACTATTGGATAGTGCCCAAATTGCCATGACGGCTGTCGTTCAAGCAGAACTCATCCAAGGATCCAGAAGTGAAAAAGAAGTCCAGAAACTCAAAGAATATTTTAAGCCCCTTTTCTGGATTCAAGGCAATGATACGCATTGGCTGAAAGCCGGTGAGATGTCTTTAAAGTTGAGACAAACCGGCAAAACGATCAATCTTACCGATTGCTATATCGCAGTTCTTGCCCAAAGCGCATCCGCCAGTGTTTTTAGTCTGGATAAACATTTTGTTTGGATCGCAAAAATAGGAGGATGTTCCTTGTTTGAAAGTAACGCTTGACGTTACGACAACCAAGCGACAGTTGAAGACTGAATGAGTTCCAGTAAATTCGAGGGGAAAAGTCCCAAGAGACTGACACTTAAAAAACAAATCCAAATAACCGCAGTGACTGCCGCGGGGGAAGTAAGCCATGTCGACGTATCTTCCTGAGTTCTGGTTTCTTCTTTGCCGCCAAAATACATCACCACGACGGGGCCCAAATAGTAATAAACCGAAATGACACTATTAAGAAGACCGATCACGACAAGCCAAATGGAACCCGCCTGCACCGCCTGAAGAAACATGTAATATTTTCCGAAGAATCCCATGGTGGGAGGAATGCCCGCAAGCGAGAGCAGAAAAACGGTCATCACAAATCCGAGGAAAGGTTTTTTCACGCCCATCCCTCTGAGATATTGCATGTCACAATGTTCTTTTATAGGGGCAGGCAAAGCCCCCTCCACCGGCAAAGCCGGCGGAGCCTCCCCCTCACGTTCGCTTTGCTCACTCGGTATTAGTGCGATGAGAACTGCGAAAGCTCCTACCGTCATCAAAATATAAGTCAGAAGATAAAAACCAATACTCGCCACAACAGCACTGCTCTGTTGCGGAAAAGCAACCAAGGGAATCAAAGCATAACCGGCGTGGGCGACGGAAGAATAGGCGAGCATTCTTTTCAAATTTCTCTGGAGAAGAGCCGCCACGTTACCAACAGTCATTGTCAGCGCAGAGCCGATCCACACCACTTTCGTGAAAAGAACGGGGTCCCATTGAAAAAGCGCCCAGATAATTCTGAGCAACGCCGCAAAACCGGCCGCTTTGACGGCGGTGGCCATAAAGGTGGTCACCACAACAGGAGCGCCTTCGTAAACATCGGGCGCCCAAAAGTGAAAGGGAACGATGGCGATTTTGAAAGCCAAACCCGCCACCATGAGACTTAAACCCAGAAGCGCATAGATTTTGGTGTCACCGGAGAAAGTCATCGCACCACTTTGATGAAGGGCGATAATGTCGGTGGTGTTGGTGGCACCATAAATAAAGGCAATTCCCAAAAGCAAAAAGGCGCTGGCAAAAGCACCCACGAGAAAATATTTTAGCGATGCTTCGACACAAAGAACATTGGTGCGCTGGAAACCGCAGAGGACATAAACAGAAACCGACATAATTTCCAGTCCCAGAAAAATCACCATGAGATTGGAACCCGACACCATGCACCCCATTCCGAAAACCATAAACAAAAGCAATGCATAATATTCGGGGCGCGCAATACCAAAAGACTTTAGATAGGAATGAGAAAGCAGAAGAACAAAAACCAGTGCGAGCAAAAAGAAGAGAATAAAAAGATAGGTAAATTTATCAAAAAGTAAAAAACCGATGGCGTCTCCCGTTGCTTCAATCCATCCCCGCCATGCCAGAAAAATGGAAACAAGAGCCGTGACAAAAGCCACACCAAAACTAAAGAGATGCGATTTTTTCAAAAAGGGACCCACAAACAAAATCAAAAGAGCGGCGCACAAAGGCACTCCCCAAGGGGCAATCTGTTGCAACATGGAATACCAGTTAAGATTAAATGTGATCATTTCTTAACCACCATTTCAACACGCGTTGTTAATTTCAAAAAATTCTCTGTTGAGGCGCTGATTTTTTTCAACAGGGGTTGGGGATAAATGCCAATCCAGATCATCGCGACACAAAGCGGCACCAAAACACAAACTTCTCTCCACTTCAAATCTTTGAGTGAGCGATTCGCGTCGTGATTGATTTTTCCATAGAAAACTCTTTCCACCGCCCAAAGCATATAGACCGCACTTAAAATCACGCCCGTTACGGCAACGATGGCAAAAATTTTCTTCGCCTGAAAAATTCCGAGCAATACCATAAATTCTCCAACAAAATTATTGAGTCCGGGCAAACCGATCGACGACAAAGTTACAAACACAAAGAAGAAGGCATACATGGGAACCACTTTTGCAATCCCGCCGTAATCGGCAATCAAGCGCGTGTGACGGCGTTCATAAACCATTCCGACGAGAAGAAAGAGCGCGCCCGTGGAAAGTCCGTGGTTAAGCATTTGCAACACAGCGCCCTGAACACCAATTTGATTCAGAGCAAAAAGTCCCAAAATCACAAAACCCAAGTGAGCAACCGAAGAATAGGCGACCAATCTCTTTAAATCTTTTTGAACCATCGCCACCAGAGAACCATACACCACACCGATTACCGCCAGCGTCAAAATAAACGGACCAAATTTCACCACGGCTTCCGGGAAAAGAGGCATGGCGAAACGATAAAAGCCGTAGGTTCCCATTTTCAGCAAAACACCGGCGAGGATAACGCTACCCGCTGTGGGGGCTTCCGTATGCGCATCCGGCAACCATGTGTGTAGCGGAAAAATTGGCACCTTGATGGCGAAGGCAAACGCAAAAGCCAAAAACATCCAGAGTTGTTCCTGATGTGTGAAAGAGGCTTGTACCCAATCCAGCAAATAAAAACTCTGCCCTGTTTTGAAATAACCATACAAAATGGCAATCAGCATCAGAACGCTTCCCACCATTGTATAGAGAACGAACTTGAAAGCGGCCATGATCCGTTTGCCCGATCCCCAAACACCAATCAGGAAATACATCGGGATCAACATAATTTCCCAGAAGACATAAAAGAGGAAGAAGTCGAGTGCCGCAAAAGTGCCGACCATGCCGGTTTGCAAAATAAGCATGAGAAAGAAAAATTCTTTGACCCGATGTTCAATATCGCGCCACGAAGAAAGCACGACAATCGGCATTAAAAAACTTGTGAGCAAAATCAGAAGGAAACTGACTCCATCCACGCCGAGGCGATAATAAATATGGAACACCGGAATCCATGAAACCGTTTCCTGAAATTCAAAATCCGGAATTCCCTGAAAATGAAAATAAGCCCAAAGGTTGAGAGCTAAAACAACAAGGGTTGTGCCAAGAGCCGTTGCCCGAATGGAATTAAATTCCTTCTTGGGCAAAAGCAAAATGAAAAACGCCCCCGCCGCCGGCAGGAATGTCAGCAAAGTTAATACATGCAATTGGATCCAATGAATGAGCATAAATTAAAACACAAATTTCCAAATCAACAACACGGCTCCGACGACAAAGAAAAAGAGATATTGTTGTACCACACCGGTTTGCGCCATGGTGATGAGGCGGTTCCAGAGGAGAACCATGTGACCGGTTCCATGCACCCCGCAACCATCAATCACCTTGGCATCAACCACATTCCACAAAAATTTCTCCGACACGAACCGGATCGGGCGGATGAAAAGAAAATTATATATTTCATCGACCCAATATTTATTGAGCAACGTTTTATAGACAAGTCGCAGGCGTTCCGCCAATTTGACCGGTCCTTCGCGACGCTGTGCGTACATCACCCACGCTAAAATTGCAAAATGGAGAACCCACAGGAAAGAAACCACGGTCAAAATAATTTCGCTGGCATGACTTCCTTCAATCGTTTCGTGCACTACCGATTTTCCAAAGACTGGGGCAAGCCAATAATGAAAGCGGTCCGCCCCTCCAAACGCTTCCGGAATACCAATCCATCCTCCCACCAGCGATAAAACTCCGAGAAAAATGAGAACCAAAGCCATCGACGGAGGAGATTCATGTACTTTGTTCCATTTCGAAACTCCCATTTGCGGTTGTCCAAAGAAAGTCATCCCAACGAGTCGGAACATATAAAATGCGGTGAGTCCGGCACCAATAAATCCCATCAACCAAAGGGCCGTGTGCCCGTTGTGAAACGCGTGCCACAAAATCGCATCTTTACTGAAGAAACCGGCGAAAGGGAAAATACCGGCGATGGCCAAGGCTCCCACCACAAAAGTCCACGCGGTGATCGGCAGTTTATCTTTTAGACCACCGTAATTGCGAATGTCTTGTTCGCCGCCCATGGCGTGAATCACCGAACCGGAGCCCAAGAATAAAAGGGCTTTGAAGAAAGCGTGGGTCATCAAATGAAAAATCGCGGCACTGAAAGCTCCAACTCCCAACGCCAAAAACATGTAACCCAATTGCGAAATGGTTGAATAAGCCAAAACTTTTTTGATGTCGTTCTGCACCAAACCAATCGTCGCGGCAAACAGCGCCGTTGCGGCCCCAACCCAAGCTACAGTAGAAAGAGCCACGGGCGATAAAACATACAAGAAGTTGAGACGAGCCACCATATAAACACCGGCCGTCACCATCGTGGCCGCGTGAATCAGGGCAGAAACCGGCGTGGGGCCGGCCATGGCATCCGGCAACCAGACATATAAAGGAATCTGGGCCGATTTTCCGCAAGCTCCCAGAAAAAGAAGCAGGCAGATGGGTGTGGCAAAGGGCATTAAAAATGCGGAATAATTTTTGATGACATCGATATTGAAAAAACGAAATTCGGTTTCACCGGCGGGAAGCTGTGCCGAAACCAGCGTGGTGTAAATCAAAAACATTCCCAACAGAAAACCCGCATCGCCGATTCGGTTGACGACAAAAGCTTTCTTTCCCGCCTTCGCTTTTTCTTCGTCTTCGAACCAGAAACCAATCAAAAGATAGGAGCAAAGCCCCACGCCTTCCCAACCGACAAACAAAAGAAGAAGTGAATCAGCCAGCACAAGAATCAACATGAAAGTCAGGAAGAGATTCAGGTAGCAAAAATAGCGGGTGTATCCTTCATCATGTCCCATGTAACCCATCGAATAAATATGGATGAGAGAACCCACGCCCGTGACAACCATACCCATCACAAGCGAGAGTTGGTCAAACTTCAGACCGAAATCGATCGTCAAATGGTTCGAAAAAATCCAAGTAAAAAGCGGCGGAGTGTTCATTGTAGGTGTAGGGAAACCTATCAACGTGATGAAAAGAGTACAGACAATTACAAAAGAAAGAATTGGAAAAAGGCATCCAACCAATGATGTTAAAAAATGAGAGGTATGTTTTTTGAAACGGGCGGCGACAAGAGAATGCAAACCATTGATCGCAGCACCGGCCAAAGGGAAAGCAATCACAAGCCACGAAAGTGTTTGCGGGGAAATAAGTTTATAAATTTGGTTTAACATGATTAAAAATTAAAAACCAAAAATAAAAAATCAAAAACACATATCAAAAATTAAAAATTTTTGATTTTTTATTTGTGTTTTTGATTTTTTATTTTTAATCTTTGGTTTCTTCATCCTCTTAAATTCTTCACTTCATCCACATACAATGTCGGTTTATTTCTAAACAAGGCCACCAGAATGCCGAGCCCTACCGCGGCCTCTGCCGCCGCAACCGTCAACACCATAAAAACCCAGACATGTCCATCCATCGAATTCAAATAACGGGCAAAAGAAAT
This window contains:
- the nuoL gene encoding NADH-quinone oxidoreductase subunit L, whose product is MLNQIYKLISPQTLSWLVIAFPLAGAAINGLHSLVAARFKKHTSHFLTSLVGCLFPILSFVIVCTLFITLIGFPTPTMNTPPLFTWIFSNHLTIDFGLKFDQLSLVMGMVVTGVGSLIHIYSMGYMGHDEGYTRYFCYLNLFLTFMLILVLADSLLLLFVGWEGVGLCSYLLIGFWFEDEEKAKAGKKAFVVNRIGDAGFLLGMFLIYTTLVSAQLPAGETEFRFFNIDVIKNYSAFLMPFATPICLLLFLGACGKSAQIPLYVWLPDAMAGPTPVSALIHAATMVTAGVYMVARLNFLYVLSPVALSTVAWVGAATALFAATIGLVQNDIKKVLAYSTISQLGYMFLALGVGAFSAAIFHLMTHAFFKALLFLGSGSVIHAMGGEQDIRNYGGLKDKLPITAWTFVVGALAIAGIFPFAGFFSKDAILWHAFHNGHTALWLMGFIGAGLTAFYMFRLVGMTFFGQPQMGVSKWNKVHESPPSMALVLIFLGVLSLVGGWIGIPEAFGGADRFHYWLAPVFGKSVVHETIEGSHASEIILTVVSFLWVLHFAILAWVMYAQRREGPVKLAERLRLVYKTLLNKYWVDEIYNFLFIRPIRFVSEKFLWNVVDAKVIDGCGVHGTGHMVLLWNRLITMAQTGVVQQYLFFFVVGAVLLIWKFVF
- a CDS encoding PIN domain-containing protein, which encodes MPKDNFVLIDTSVWIDYFLRRDSELEQKVDSLLDSAQIAMTAVVQAELIQGSRSEKEVQKLKEYFKPLFWIQGNDTHWLKAGEMSLKLRQTGKTINLTDCYIAVLAQSASASVFSLDKHFVWIAKIGGCSLFESNA
- a CDS encoding NADH-quinone oxidoreductase subunit M, which codes for MLIHWIQLHVLTLLTFLPAAGAFFILLLPKKEFNSIRATALGTTLVVLALNLWAYFHFQGIPDFEFQETVSWIPVFHIYYRLGVDGVSFLLILLTSFLMPIVVLSSWRDIEHRVKEFFFLMLILQTGMVGTFAALDFFLFYVFWEIMLIPMYFLIGVWGSGKRIMAAFKFVLYTMVGSVLMLIAILYGYFKTGQSFYLLDWVQASFTHQEQLWMFLAFAFAFAIKVPIFPLHTWLPDAHTEAPTAGSVILAGVLLKMGTYGFYRFAMPLFPEAVVKFGPFILTLAVIGVVYGSLVAMVQKDLKRLVAYSSVAHLGFVILGLFALNQIGVQGAVLQMLNHGLSTGALFLLVGMVYERRHTRLIADYGGIAKVVPMYAFFFVFVTLSSIGLPGLNNFVGEFMVLLGIFQAKKIFAIVAVTGVILSAVYMLWAVERVFYGKINHDANRSLKDLKWREVCVLVPLCVAMIWIGIYPQPLLKKISASTENFLKLTTRVEMVVKK
- a CDS encoding NADH-quinone oxidoreductase subunit N — protein: MITFNLNWYSMLQQIAPWGVPLCAALLILFVGPFLKKSHLFSFGVAFVTALVSIFLAWRGWIEATGDAIGFLLFDKFTYLFILFFLLALVFVLLLSHSYLKSFGIARPEYYALLLFMVFGMGCMVSGSNLMVIFLGLEIMSVSVYVLCGFQRTNVLCVEASLKYFLVGAFASAFLLLGIAFIYGATNTTDIIALHQSGAMTFSGDTKIYALLGLSLMVAGLAFKIAIVPFHFWAPDVYEGAPVVVTTFMATAVKAAGFAALLRIIWALFQWDPVLFTKVVWIGSALTMTVGNVAALLQRNLKRMLAYSSVAHAGYALIPLVAFPQQSSAVVASIGFYLLTYILMTVGAFAVLIALIPSEQSEREGEAPPALPVEGALPAPIKEHCDMQYLRGMGVKKPFLGFVMTVFLLSLAGIPPTMGFFGKYYMFLQAVQAGSIWLVVIGLLNSVISVYYYLGPVVVMYFGGKEETRTQEDTSTWLTSPAAVTAVIWICFLSVSLLGLFPSNLLELIQSSTVAWLS
- the nuoK gene encoding NADH-quinone oxidoreductase subunit NuoK; the encoded protein is MTLNHYLILAALLFCIGVFGVLVRRNLLIIFMSIELMLSSVNLVFISFARYLNSMDGHVWVFMVLTVAAAEAAVGLGILVALFRNKPTLYVDEVKNLRG